A genomic segment from Vicia villosa cultivar HV-30 ecotype Madison, WI unplaced genomic scaffold, Vvil1.0 ctg.000573F_1_1, whole genome shotgun sequence encodes:
- the LOC131629502 gene encoding uncharacterized protein LOC131629502, with product MPLSIYKRLGIGNVQDTRMTLQFADHSVKRPYGIVEDVLVKIDKFVFLVDFVILEMPEDEEIPIILGRPFLETGRCLIDIEEGTMTLKVYDEELKIDVRNTMKYKDDIATSQHIEVIDQICTNENSLNIQQLPLEKVLSSSVCDKEEAADERKWK from the coding sequence ATGCCGTTGTCTATCTACAAGAGGTTGGGGATAGGTAATGTacaagatacaagaatgacactccagTTTGCTGACCACTCTGTTAAAAGACCTTATGGGATAGTAGAAGACGTGCTTGTGAAAATTGACAAATTTGTGTTCCTAGTGGATTTTGTAATTCTAGAGATGCCGGAAGATGAGGAGATCCCTATTATTTTGGGAAGGCCATTTCTAGAGACAGGGAGATGTTTGATAGACATTGAAGAAGGCACAATGACtctgaaagtttatgatgaagagttaaagATTGATGTGCGCAACAccatgaagtacaaggatgataTAGCAACTAGTCAACATATTGAGGTGATTGATCAAATCTGTACTAATGAGAATTCTTTGAACATACAACAATTACCCTTGGAAAAAGTGTTGAGCTCGTCTGTTTGCGATAAAGAGGAAGCTGCTGATGAAAGAAAATGGAAGTAG